The Glycine max cultivar Williams 82 chromosome 12, Glycine_max_v4.0, whole genome shotgun sequence genome window below encodes:
- the LOC102670428 gene encoding uncharacterized protein: MPFGEALQQMPLYAKFLKDMLTRKNKYIHSDSIVVEGNCSAVIQHILPPKHKDSGCVTIPCSIGEVSVGKALINLGASINLMSLSMCRRLGELEIMPTRMTLQLADRSITRPYGVIEDVLVRVKHLIFPADFIVMDIEEDADIPLILGRPFMSTESCVVDMGKKKLEIVPASTSFSQLLSAIQMTSRKRKAPASVSQARYDRSRFVSQDAWDRYADNVLGRKILLERNVKLYITEFDEFRR; this comes from the exons atgccctttggagaagctctACAGCAGATGCCGCTCTATGCTAAATTTCTAAAAGACATGCTAACTAGGAAGAATAAGTACATCCATAGTGACAGCATAGTTGTGGAGGGAAACTGCAGCGCCGTAATTCAACATATCCTTCCACCAAAACATAAAGATTCAGGCTGCgtcactataccttgttctatagGTGAAGTTTCTGTTGGCAAAGCTCTTATTAATTTGGGAGCCAGTATTAATTTGATGTCGCTTTCCATGTGCCGGAGACttggagagttggagataatgCCTACTAGGATGACTTTACAGTTAGCAGATCGCTCCATCACCAGACCTTATGGAGTGATTGAGGATGTTCTGGTTCGAGTCAAGCATCTTATCTTTCCTGCTGACTTCATTGTAATGGACATTGAGGAAGATGCAGATATTCCCTTAATTTTGGGACGTCCATTTATGTCTACTGAAAGCTGTGTAGTGGACATGGGGAAGAAAAAGTTAGAAATAG TGCCTGCATCTACTTCCTTTTCACAACTACTTTCAGCAATCCAA atgACTTCCCGAAAGAGAAAAGCACCAGCTTCAGTGTCCCAAGCTAGGTATGATAGATCAAGATTTGTATCCCAAGATGCCTGGGACCGCTACGCAGACAATGTCCTTGGTCGGAAGATCCTTCTGGAAAGGAATGTGAAGTTGTACATTACAGAATTTGATGAATTCAGGAGATAA
- the LOC100783329 gene encoding acidic endochitinase, translating to MASLKQVSPLLLLFPLLLISLFKSSHAAGIAIYWGQNGNEGSLADACNTGNYQFVNIAFLSTFGNGQTPQLNLAGHCEPSTNGCTKFSDEIKACQGKGIKVLLSLGGASGSYSLGSAEEATQLATFLWNNFLGGQSSSRPLGDAVLDGIDFDIEAGGGNHWDELARALNGFSSQKKVYLAAAPQCPIPDAHLDSAIKTGLFDYVWVQFYNNPPCQYSSGSTNNLINSWNQWTSSQAKQVFLGLPASTAAAGSGFVPADVLTSQVLPAIKGSAKYGGVMLWDRFNDGQNKYSDAIKGSV from the coding sequence ATGGCATCCCTCAAACAAGTTTCACCCCTATTATTACTCTTCCCTCTATTGCTCATTTCCCTCTTCAAGTCCTCCCACGCTGCAGGAATTGCCATCTATTGGGGTCAAAACGGAAACGAAGGCTCCTTGGCAGACGCATGCAACACTGGCAACTACCAATTTGTGAACATAGCATTCTTGTCCACATTTGGCAATGGCCAAACCCCCCAACTAAACCTCGCTGGCCACTGTGAACCCAGCACCAACGGCTGCACCAAATTCAGCGACGAAATCAAGGCGTGCCAGGGCAAAGGCATCAAAGTGCTACTCTCCCTCGGAGGAGCCAGTGGGAGCTACTCCCTCGGCTCAGCCGAGGAAGCAACACAGCTTGCAACCTTTCTTTGGAACAACTTCCTCGGAGGACAGTCGAGTTCCCGCCCATTGGGCGATGCTGTCCTCGATGGCATAGACTTTGACATTGAGGCCGGTGGCGGCAACCATTGGGATGAACTTGCAAGGGCCCTCAATGGGTTCAGCTCACAGAAGAAGGTGTACTTGGCTGCAGCCCCACAGTGTCCAATCCCTGATGCTCACTTGGACTCAGCCATCAAAACTGGCCTCTTTGACTATGTGTGGGTTCAGTTCTACAACAACCCTCCATGCCAGTACTCTAGTGGCAGCACCAACAATCTCATCAATTCTTGGAACCAATGGACCTCAAGCCAGGCCAAACAAGTGTTCTTGGGACTGCCAGCTTCTACTGCAGCTGCTGGTAGTGGGTTTGTTCCTGCTGATGTGTTGACCTCCCAGGTTCTTCCTGCTATCAAGGGTTCTGCCAAGTATGGTGGAGTCATGCTTTGGGACAGATTCAATGATGGTCAAAATAAATACAGTGATGCTATTAAGGGTAGTGTTTAA